One region of Agrobacterium tumefaciens genomic DNA includes:
- the purF gene encoding amidophosphoribosyltransferase: MIEPLSHSTFNEEIDGDTLHEECGVFGILGHADASALTALGLHALQHRGQEAAGIVSFDGKRFHQERHMGLVGDHYTDPATLARLPGSIAIGHTRYSTTGEVAMRNVQPLFAELEEGGISIAHNGNFTNGLTLRRQIIATGAICQSTSDTEVVLHLIARSRHSSTADRFIDAIRQMEGGYSMLAMTRTKLIAARDPIGIRPLVMGELDGKPIFCSETCALDIIGAKFVRDVENGEVIICEIQPDGSITIDARKPSKPQPERLCLFEYVYFARPDSVVGGRNVYTTRKNMGMNLAKEAPLEADVVVPVPDGGTPAALGFAQESGIPFEYGIIRNHYVGRTFIEPTQQIRAFGVKLKHSANRAMIEGKRVVLVDDSIVRGTTSLKIVQMIREAGAKEVHIRVASPMIFHPDFYGIDTPDADKLLANQYADVDAMAKFIGADSLAFLSIDGLYRAVGGENRNNARPQFTDHYFTGDYPTRLLDQNGEAMGSKISVLASNG; this comes from the coding sequence ATGATTGAGCCGCTTTCGCATTCCACTTTCAATGAAGAGATCGACGGCGACACGCTGCACGAAGAGTGCGGCGTGTTCGGCATTCTCGGCCACGCCGATGCCTCCGCCCTGACTGCACTCGGCCTGCATGCGCTTCAGCATCGCGGCCAGGAGGCAGCAGGCATCGTCTCGTTCGATGGCAAGCGCTTCCATCAGGAACGCCATATGGGCCTCGTCGGCGATCATTATACCGATCCGGCAACTCTTGCCCGCCTGCCCGGCTCCATCGCGATTGGCCATACCCGCTACTCCACGACAGGCGAAGTGGCGATGCGCAACGTGCAGCCACTGTTTGCCGAGCTGGAAGAAGGCGGCATTTCGATTGCCCATAACGGCAATTTCACCAATGGCCTGACGCTTCGCCGACAGATCATCGCCACCGGCGCCATCTGTCAGTCGACATCGGATACCGAAGTCGTGCTGCACCTCATCGCCCGTTCGCGTCACAGCTCCACTGCCGACCGTTTCATCGACGCCATCCGCCAGATGGAAGGCGGCTATTCGATGCTGGCGATGACCCGCACCAAGCTGATCGCAGCCCGCGACCCGATCGGCATCCGCCCACTCGTCATGGGTGAGCTGGACGGCAAGCCGATCTTCTGCTCGGAGACCTGCGCTCTCGATATCATCGGCGCGAAATTCGTGCGTGACGTCGAAAACGGCGAAGTCATCATCTGCGAAATTCAGCCTGATGGTTCGATCACCATCGATGCGCGCAAGCCTTCGAAGCCGCAGCCGGAGCGTCTCTGCCTGTTCGAATATGTCTATTTCGCCCGCCCCGATTCCGTCGTCGGCGGCCGCAACGTCTATACGACGCGCAAGAACATGGGCATGAACCTTGCCAAGGAAGCGCCGCTGGAAGCTGACGTTGTCGTTCCGGTTCCCGATGGCGGCACGCCGGCAGCGCTCGGTTTTGCGCAGGAAAGCGGTATTCCGTTCGAATATGGAATCATCCGCAACCACTATGTCGGCCGTACCTTCATCGAGCCGACGCAGCAGATTCGCGCTTTTGGCGTCAAGCTCAAGCATTCCGCCAACCGGGCGATGATTGAAGGCAAGCGCGTGGTGCTGGTGGATGATTCGATCGTGCGCGGCACGACTTCATTGAAGATCGTGCAGATGATCCGCGAAGCTGGCGCGAAAGAAGTGCATATCCGCGTTGCCAGCCCGATGATTTTCCATCCGGATTTCTACGGCATCGACACGCCTGATGCCGACAAGCTGCTCGCCAACCAATATGCCGATGTCGACGCCATGGCGAAATTCATTGGCGCCGATTCGCTTGCCTTCCTGTCGATCGACGGTCTTTACCGCGCCGTCGGTGGCGAAAACCGCAACAATGCGCGTCCGCAATTCACGGACCATTATTTTACCGGCGACTACCCTACGCGCCTTCTCGACCAGAACGGCGAGGCGATGGGCAGCAAGATTTCCGTGCTGGCCAGCAACGGCTGA
- a CDS encoding CvpA family protein, with amino-acid sequence MPITIFDGIVIAVVLFSAILAMVRGFSREILSIASWAGSVAAAYYLFPILLPYARNYTDDDKIAIAGSAGVVFLISLVVISFITSRIADFIIDSRIGALDRTLGFLFGAARGILLLVVAVAFWNWLVDVKTQPQWVTQAKSKPFLDGLVGKLEAVLPDDIEPQIRARILGKPQEPAAAQTPAEDVPATNPPATNN; translated from the coding sequence ATGCCCATTACAATTTTCGACGGCATCGTCATCGCCGTTGTTCTTTTCTCCGCCATTCTCGCGATGGTGCGCGGTTTTTCCCGCGAGATTCTGTCCATCGCGAGCTGGGCCGGTTCGGTCGCCGCCGCCTATTATCTTTTCCCGATCCTGCTGCCCTATGCACGCAACTATACCGATGACGACAAGATCGCCATCGCCGGTTCGGCAGGCGTCGTCTTCCTCATTTCCCTTGTCGTCATTTCCTTCATCACCTCGCGCATTGCCGATTTCATCATCGACAGCCGCATCGGTGCGCTGGATCGCACGCTGGGTTTCCTGTTCGGCGCAGCGCGCGGCATTCTCTTGCTGGTCGTCGCGGTTGCCTTCTGGAACTGGCTGGTGGATGTGAAGACGCAGCCGCAATGGGTAACCCAGGCCAAGTCCAAGCCTTTCCTCGACGGGCTGGTGGGCAAGCTGGAAGCGGTTCTGCCTGACGATATAGAGCCGCAGATCCGCGCCCGTATCCTCGGAAAACCGCAGGAACCGGCAGCCGCGCAGACGCCTGCGGAAGATGTACCGGCGACAAATCCGCCGGCAACGAATAATTGA
- the radA gene encoding DNA repair protein RadA, whose protein sequence is MAKAKTQFVCQNCGTVHTRWAGKCEGCGEWNTIVEEDPMGGIGSGPGKTPKKGRAVALTALSGEIEEAPRIPTGISELDRATGGGFVRGSAVLIGGDPGIGKSTLLMQAAAALSRRGHRVIYVSGEEAVAQVRLRAQRLGAAETDVLLAAETNVEDILATISEGKRPDLVIIDSIQTLWSDTADSAPGTVTQVRTGVQAMIRYAKQTGATMVLVGHVTKEGQIAGPRVVEHMVDAVLYFEGDRGHHYRILRTVKNRFGPTDEIGVFEMSDRGLREVSNPSELFLGERNEKSPGAAVFAGMEGTRPILVEVQALVAATSLGTPRRAVVGWDSSRLAMILAVLEAHCGVKLGQHDVYLNVAGGYRISEPAADMAIASALVSSLAGLALPADCVYFGEISLSGAVRPVSHTGQRLKEAEKLGFSAALLPSASAELPKAGKGRWTEIESLPDLVARIAGSGNRFKQVEDD, encoded by the coding sequence ATGGCCAAAGCCAAGACCCAATTCGTGTGCCAGAACTGCGGCACGGTTCATACCCGCTGGGCGGGAAAATGCGAAGGCTGCGGCGAGTGGAATACCATCGTCGAAGAAGATCCGATGGGCGGCATCGGCTCCGGCCCCGGCAAGACGCCGAAAAAGGGCCGGGCGGTCGCGCTCACGGCGCTTTCGGGCGAGATCGAGGAGGCGCCGCGCATTCCGACCGGTATCAGCGAACTGGACCGGGCAACCGGTGGCGGTTTCGTGCGCGGTTCGGCGGTGTTGATCGGCGGCGATCCCGGCATCGGCAAATCGACCCTGCTGATGCAGGCGGCAGCTGCCCTTTCGCGGCGCGGACATCGCGTCATCTATGTTTCTGGCGAAGAAGCGGTGGCGCAGGTGCGTCTGCGCGCCCAGCGGCTGGGTGCGGCGGAAACCGACGTGCTGCTGGCGGCAGAAACCAATGTCGAGGATATTCTGGCGACGATTTCCGAGGGCAAACGCCCCGATCTCGTCATCATCGATTCCATCCAGACGCTATGGAGCGACACGGCCGATTCCGCTCCCGGCACGGTAACGCAGGTGCGCACCGGCGTGCAGGCGATGATCCGTTACGCCAAGCAGACGGGCGCGACCATGGTTCTGGTGGGCCATGTGACCAAGGAAGGCCAGATCGCCGGTCCGCGCGTGGTGGAGCACATGGTCGACGCCGTGCTTTATTTCGAAGGTGACCGCGGCCACCATTACCGCATTCTGCGCACCGTCAAGAACCGCTTCGGGCCGACGGACGAGATCGGCGTGTTTGAAATGTCCGATCGCGGATTGCGCGAGGTCTCCAACCCGTCCGAACTGTTCCTTGGCGAGCGCAATGAGAAATCTCCCGGTGCCGCAGTCTTTGCCGGCATGGAGGGCACCCGTCCCATTCTGGTCGAGGTGCAGGCGCTGGTCGCGGCCACCTCGCTCGGCACGCCGCGCCGCGCCGTGGTCGGCTGGGACAGTTCGCGGCTCGCCATGATCCTTGCCGTTCTGGAAGCCCATTGCGGCGTGAAGCTCGGTCAGCACGACGTTTATCTGAACGTAGCCGGCGGATACCGCATTTCCGAACCGGCTGCGGATATGGCGATAGCTTCTGCGCTGGTTTCCTCGCTTGCCGGTCTTGCCCTGCCTGCCGATTGCGTCTATTTCGGCGAGATCAGCCTGTCGGGCGCGGTACGGCCCGTCTCGCATACGGGCCAGCGTTTGAAAGAAGCTGAAAAACTCGGTTTCTCCGCCGCACTTCTGCCGTCTGCTTCGGCTGAATTGCCGAAAGCGGGCAAGGGGCGCTGGACGGAAATAGAAAGCCTGCCGGACCTCGTGGCGCGCATCGCCGGTTCCGGCAACCGGTTCAAACAGGTTGAGGACGACTAA